DNA from Kryptolebias marmoratus isolate JLee-2015 linkage group LG8, ASM164957v2, whole genome shotgun sequence:
CTTAAAACtctagcattaactgttggagtccaCCCCGTTtctttattagcaaaatatcctatgaaCAACTAGACAGATTTCACTAAAACTGTCAGATTGTATTTATTGGCTGTttatgtacaactgattaacttttggagtcaatccatttTTAAATGGTCATTACAGTCCTGTACATATATAGCACTTATCTCAAagctctttacaacacaatctgccctcatttactcatccacacacacattcatacagcactctactacatctctacaaagctaatctgaataaatcatctatagagactaatcagtgctttaaacttcaATCATGCACCAATGGGGCATATAGGAGGCAATgaagggttcagtgtcttgcccagggacacttgaCATGTGTCTGCATattggtggaatcaaacctccgacTCGCTCCTTGAAGGGTGACTGCTGTAACTACTGATCACAACCTTACGGAAGGAGGGGCctgaatttaaagacaaataccTTTGACGTAACCTATAACTTAACAGGATTAGAAGTCAGAGGTTGAAGGATGAgagccccctagtggctggctgcagtacaattttaaagGCTGctcctccatgtaaacaaataatgcattttcctgactaaaataaataaaaatacacttacGGTTTTTAAGGCTGTTGATTTTTGCTGAGTCATATAGCACTAATCTTACTGCTGCATGTTCAGTTAtgctttttacataaaaagtttagttttaattagttatttgaggctttaaGAAAAGTGTCATGTTAGACTGTGATTGACATTGTCACAACTTATTAAGTTAGGAGGGTGTGTAGGCAGGACTTTTGTGTCAAGGCTACAGGTTCATATCTTCAGTACTCAGATGatttcaaaaacacaatattgAAGCTCCCAAAAAACCCTAACATTTTCGTTTCAATTTTCAACAAAAGGCTGGAAGCAGAGAtgttttgtccatctttattacTTGCTGATGACAAATACTGATAAtgaatagtgttttttttaagttcttacaatcagatatataaaaaaattcaatatagaATTTATTTTGGGTCATTACATCAAGACTCAAGTATACCTAGATATATTGTTAGTAAGTATGTGACACAAGAAAGCAGCACAGAGCCAGGGAGACCAAATTCAAAGCACTGTACAAAGAAATTCACTTACAGTACAAAGAAAACATTCCTTCAAATAGcaataaataatatttcacTTTGCAGATGGCATCCGAGCTACACAATGGCAATTTTAATTTACAGCATATACActcaaagtgacaaaaataaacagcatgaAGAGAATAATGACAAATAAGCACAATAAATGACATCAGTATGGCTCATTAGAAGCAGTAAGCATTTTTAATATacactgtaatttatttacaaatgcgGCTTGgctttataattatttataagAGAAGGTAACTGATCAACTGAGTCCCACCATAACcttctaaatgaatcatgttgaaaataaatctgaagctTTAAACATCTCAAAGTACAGACTGTGCTTGCTTGTTAGGAAGCTTCATTGGCACTCTCTGAAATCAAGTCCCACAGACTGCAAAGCGTGCAGACCACCTGGGTCCACCAAGGGGGTCAAACACCTCTGACTCTGACTCTGCTGACACAAAACAGCTTCATGCCGAGTCCAAGCAGCAGAACTGACCTGCAGGAGGCAGAAACACACGCAGGGTTAGAGACACAAACCTACTCTGCCTAGAATGAACTGAAAACTGctcttaaagcagcaaaatgttctgAAAAACAGAAGGGCAAGCATTCATTAACACAACACATACAGTATTCATTGATACGAaacatatcgcctgctgctttTAGATCACACaatgagaaattaaattttggttgaaccttgaaaatattgttatgctggatctcatgcaatatcattTAAATCCACTACAATCATTTATTGTCACATTCAGAGTATGTTATGACTAACTCTTAGCTACTTAcacaacaaatgttaaaattgactgaattatagccattttagtgttttttaaggtcagtcagctgtggcagccatcctgaatcagGTGAACTCCATTACTGTTCACCACTGAAGGTAAAAGAGAGATAAGGTTTTTGGCCATCTTTCTGTGTATGAGTAGGCTTTACATGAACCTaccaaataaaaagctttgttCCATGAAACTTCACGCAGCATTCACATCACAGAGCAAACTCCAGTCTGCAAAGTCATCCCATTTTTAGTGTACCTGGAAACAGAACACTTTCATCATTCACTTCGCTTAAACCAAGCAATCCAGATGTGCAACATGACTCGGTGCTGATCCATACCCGTTCAGGTTGGCAGGCTCTGAGTGGTAGATATGTTTTCCCTGCTCAGCTATAGTGTGGGGGTGGTGCGCAACACCATGGCTCTGAGTGGCCTTCAGTGGGTGGAGGTGGTTCTTCAGGTCTACGTGGCTCAGGGGCACAGGCATGTGATCCTTAATGTTCCCATTGACGTCCGCCACCTTGGGCTCCGGCTTGTCCAGATTGAGATGTTTGCGGGTCTTTGTTGGTGAGGACACGTCGATCACTCTGATGTCGGGGATGCTGGCCTGCCTCAGGGTCAGCTCTGTGTGGGCCAGATGGAGCTTCTTCATGTGGTTGATGGCTACAGCAGCATTATAGGCTTGCTGTGAAGTGAACGTAGAGAAAAAGTGTGTAAGAGATCTGAAACCTCAGCTTCACTTTGTCTTCCCTTTTGACGGTGACATTAAGGAGACATTCAATGGCAATGTTTCTTTataattaaatctttttccAGAGAATACACTCGTGTGTTTGAGTCCTTTCTAAGGCTTCTACGTTTGGCTTGGTTGTCACTGACTGTAACTGTACCTCATCATTTGTAAGTGACGTTTCTGTCACAACATCTTATTTAACCGTCCCTAATCAGGAAGGAAGGATTTAGATGGACACCTGATTAATCTGCAAATTACATCCCCATTAAGGGTGCCACATCGAAGCCAAGAAATCAGTGCAGACTCACCTTCCACCTGGACTGGGCAAAGTTCTTCTGGATTTGTGCGCTAACAGAATAGTAGATGTCCTGGCTCCGGGCCGTCTTTCCGATAATCCTGGAGAACAGATCACGTAACAGAAagcttaaatttattttaaggtAGAGATTAGCCTGGACTTTGACCAATTGATTCATTGCTACTTCTTATTTAATCCTTTTGTCTTCCACTGAGTGACCTAACACTTGACTGTTTCCTTGCAAAGCTGACGAGTGGAACTCACCATGGATGTCGGAGTGCCTGCTCTGTGCTGTAGCGCATGCTGGGATTCTTCTGCATCATGTTACAGATGAAATCCTTTGCTGCAGATCAAAAATAAGACGCTTTAGAAAGCGAAGACAAGAGGAGTGCTCTGTAGATGCACAGCAGTGACTCGTGTAATTACCAGACTCAGATATATCATCCCAGAAGGGCGAGTCGAACTCATACTGGGCCTTCATGATTTTGGAAAacagttttgtctcattctCTTCATAAAAAGGGGGGTATCCACAGAGtctgcagggaaaaaaatggatggtTATAAGTTTGGGGAGAAATCTTTCTCCACAACATTCTACAATGTGTTGTATGTGTCCTGGCAGACACTAGAGGGTACTATTACTCAACCACTGCAGCGTGTAAGTACTGCATGAACAGCAGCAATCTATAATCTGGAAATGAATGCACTAAAAGTGAGATTCTGGAGCAGGTACTTACAAGATGTAGGTAATAACTCCAATAGACCAGCAGTCCACTGCATTGCTGTAGGGCTTCTGGGCTAAAACTTCAGGAGCTGAGAATGAGAAGAAATGTCAAAGCtatggcaaaaataaaaggcataaaaaatacattatcaGCAGCCTACTATCTTAGTGCTGCAACCCTAGATGTATTAATGTCACAGTTCAGCCTTTCAGTCTGTGAATCTCCATACATTTTTACAAGACAAGTCTTTATTTTCTCACCTACGTAACCTGGGGTTCCACAGGCTGTTGACATGATGCCGTTGTCTGCCATCTTTGATAGGCCGAAGTCACTGATCATGATCTTAGAGTCTTCGTCCTGACTGTAATACAGGATGTTCTCCGGCTGGAGGAGGACAGAAACACAGGACAGACAAACTTCACGCTTTGttctaaaccaggggtctgcaacctgagTTTCCACGGGCCACATGTGCCTCTTTGGtctcatttttatatttactctATTACCTATTAGGGTGGAAGTATATGCTTTATTATGTCAAAGTGGGATACATGtatttttgacacaaatataAACAGGGCTCACACAGACAGTAGAGTTCAGACTTTGAAATTGTGGGGACATAGATCCGCTGTTCATAAATGTTTGGTCTTTTCCTTTGTTCTAACATGTAACAATGCCATTAATGCCACTATTTAATTATAgatttttaatctaaatgtaaaaaagcaaCAGATTTTCATAGGCTatgcagtagtagtagtagtttcATTTTGAACACCAAAGGTTTTATGTGAAAGTTTtctcaaacatttgtttaaataaatttgtgctCATTCAAAACCTGTGTAATAAATGAGTAGAATACTCTCAaattgctcattttattttatagtttccCTGGCACTGGTTGggaatatacattttaaaagtagGCAAGTGGTTTTGACAGTTGTCCACAGATTAATGATCATTTTTAACATTAGAATTAGTGTCAGTTCAACCAAAATGAGTAATAactaataatttatattatattagCTACAACTTAGGCACACTAACTGAGAAAAGAGGAACCTGAAAGTCTGAATTGAAGTGTTTGTGGATGGTTATGTTGTTGGGGGTCTTACCTTGAGGTCCCGATGAACGATGCCACTTTGGTGCAGATAGCTGACAGCCTGCAGCACCTGCTGAATCACCCTGCTGGCATCCTTCTCCGAGTACACCCCTCGGTCCAGGATCCGGTCAAAGAGCTCCCCACCTGAAACActgacacataaacacagcaagggctcagagctgatcctcAATCTTATCTTCGCTGGAATCGGAGGATGAAACTtatgaagcagcagcagaatgtACTGATAAAAAAACGTCTGCAGCTGGAGTGTTTTTAGACCTCCAGAAAGCACTTGACATGGTCAGTCATGATGTATTGAttaaaaagaggagaagaatGGTTGCTGACAGCACTttgtacaaatacaaataattttttatgaatatccAGTGGTGTACCCCAAGGGTCAGTTTTAAGGTTAAAAATCTTCATCATATTTTAAAGATATATACAGAGTTTCAgacatattaaaaaaaggattaaatatAATATGTGATCACGGCAAAGGTGAGTGcttgaacatgtttgaaataGTCAATGAATCAATAAGATGAAACTCACAGCTGCATGATCAGGTAGTAATGAGTCCGGCTTTCATAGAAATCCTCCATCCCCACAACATTCTCGTGTTTGATTCTGTTtgggaaaaagtaaaaataggaaaaaacaggtttttgttatGATGGTGTTGTTGTAATTTCAACAAACTtgaaccaaaattaaaaactcagaCCAACAGAGTGAAGCTGTGTATGTGGGTAGGTGGAAGTTTCTGAAGCTTTTACCTTCTTAACACTGCAATCTCATTCTCCAGGTTGACgtccttctttttcttcacaCATTTCATGGCAAAAGtctttcctgttttcctctctCTCACCATGTAAACCTCTGAAAACGCCCCTCtgttagccaacacagaaatgaaaatagTTAGTTGACCCTGTTCctcttttagcaaaatactttAAGAACCATCGaatagttttaattaaactcttagaaagtaaatattggctccacatctacaactgactattTTTTGGGGTCAACTCAATTAAAGATGGTCGCCACATCTAACTGACATCGCacaatctctggcatgaaaggcggtgggtgatatacatttctttaagaaatgctatGCCTTTAACTTTTACAGCGCTTTACTGTGACACAAAGTAAAGGAAGTTTCCTGATTTGAATTTCCTGGAGTTGAAgggaatttaaaacaaaataacaaaatgacatattttaatTCTGCCCAGGAACTCTGTGACTTAACTATTCAGATGTCAGAAGCTCATTATTGTGCTCTGTGATGTTCTGTTCCCACGCTATCTTTAGCTCATTCTGGAAATAGTTGTTCTAACAGGTGGCTTAGGTCCTTTATCCCTGACGCAATGGAAACAGTGGCCAGCTGGGGGCTCTGGCCACAAAGGTCAGCTACTGAGCCCAGGTCAGGTCACAGACTGCTGTCAAGGACTGTGGGCAGACATGGGATATGACAAAGCTGCTGTCTGGCCATGAGGTGACACACTTCTGTAGAAAGTGAACAACAGCTGACATTTAAACTATGTACACTTGTTTgcaccaacagaaccagacaAAACAAGCTCCCCAAGAAGTTTCTAGTCAACATGGTTACCAGAGCTCATTTTCTTTCTAGAATcatcttaaagggatagtcgaGTCACTtgtgaagtgatgttctgtcaaacagtggTTGTAACTTAT
Protein-coding regions in this window:
- the camk1gb gene encoding calcium/calmodulin-dependent protein kinase IGb, with the translated sequence MGRQEGDFAWKKNTENIQEIFDIIEELGSGAFSEVYMVRERKTGKTFAMKCVKKKKDVNLENEIAVLRRIKHENVVGMEDFYESRTHYYLIMQLVSGGELFDRILDRGVYSEKDASRVIQQVLQAVSYLHQSGIVHRDLKPENILYYSQDEDSKIMISDFGLSKMADNGIMSTACGTPGYVAPEVLAQKPYSNAVDCWSIGVITYILLCGYPPFYEENETKLFSKIMKAQYEFDSPFWDDISESAKDFICNMMQKNPSMRYSTEQALRHPWIIGKTARSQDIYYSVSAQIQKNFAQSRWKQAYNAAVAINHMKKLHLAHTELTLRQASIPDIRVIDVSSPTKTRKHLNLDKPEPKVADVNGNIKDHMPVPLSHVDLKNHLHPLKATQSHGVAHHPHTIAEQGKHIYHSEPANLNGYTKNGMTLQTGVCSVM